From a single Cupriavidus taiwanensis LMG 19424 genomic region:
- a CDS encoding response regulator produces the protein MSEQDSNTSYRALNVLLIEDSAVLRGMLLEYLKDFPFIENVDWADTEALALRLLAAGSYDVAIVDLQLRQGNGINVLRAMQRDGSDTVRIVYTNHAQLEMYRRQCAEAGADYFFDKSLELEQVFRVIEEHAAPQG, from the coding sequence ATGTCGGAGCAGGATTCGAACACTTCCTACCGGGCGCTGAACGTGCTGCTGATTGAAGATTCGGCGGTCCTGCGCGGCATGCTGCTCGAATACCTGAAGGATTTCCCGTTTATCGAGAACGTCGACTGGGCGGATACCGAAGCGCTGGCGCTGCGCCTGCTCGCCGCCGGAAGCTACGATGTGGCCATCGTCGACCTGCAACTGCGCCAGGGTAACGGCATCAACGTGCTGCGCGCGATGCAGCGCGACGGCTCCGACACCGTGCGCATCGTCTACACCAACCATGCCCAGCTCGAGATGTACCGGCGCCAGTGCGCCGAGGCGGGCGCCGACTACTTCTTCGACAAATCCCTGGAGCTGGAGCAGGTGTTCCGCGTGATCGAGGAGCACGCTGCGCCGCAGGGCTGA